A genomic segment from Hypanus sabinus isolate sHypSab1 unplaced genomic scaffold, sHypSab1.hap1 scaffold_1962, whole genome shotgun sequence encodes:
- the LOC132387539 gene encoding gastrula zinc finger protein XlCGF8.2DB-like: MLFTCLDCGKGFTRSSTLQRHQRVHTGERPFTCSECGKGFSDSSKLVRHYRVHTGERPFTCSECGKGFARSYQLTEHQRVHTGEKPFSCFQCGKGFTQSTHLKVHQRIHTGEKPFSCSECGKGFTDSSHLVKHCRIHTGEKPFTCCECGKGFTDSSHLVKHCRIHTGEKPFTCSECGKGFTDSSHLVKHCRIYTGEKPFTCSECGKGFTQSSHLNVHQRIHTGEKPFSCSECRKGFADSYSLVKHC; the protein is encoded by the coding sequence ATGttgttcacctgcttagactgtgggaagggattcactcgttcatccacactacagagacaccagcgagttcacaccggggagaggccattcacttgctctgaatgtgggaagggattcagtgacTCATCCAAACTTGTGAGAcactaccgagttcacactggggagaggccgttcacttgctctgaatgtgggaaaggatttgctCGGTCATATCAACTGActgaacatcagcgagttcacactggggagaaaccgttcagctgctTTCAATGTGGCAAGGGGTTCACCCAATCAACTCAtctgaaagtacatcagcgaattcacactggggagaaaccgttcagctgctctgaatgtgggaagggattcactgattcatcccaccttgtgaagcactgccgaattcacactggggagaagccattcacgtgctgtgaatgtgggaagggattcactgactcatcccaccttgtgaagcactgccgaattcacactggggagaagccattcacatgctctgaatgtgggaagggattcactgactcatcccaccttgtgaagcactgccgaatttacactggggagaagccattcacatgctctgaatgtgggaagggattcactcagtcgtctCATCTGAatgtacatcagcgaattcacactggggagaaaccgttcagctgctCTGAATGTAGGAAGGGATTCGCTGATTCATACTCCCTTGTGAAGCACTGctga